The Vibrio tapetis subsp. tapetis genome segment ATGAGACGCTAACATGGGAAGGCGTAGCTTCACCGCTAACTGACCACGAAATCACTAAGTTCAAAGCTCTATTTAATCGTATTGACCCTAAAAAAGTTGAAGCGATGATTGAAGCCTCTAAAGACGATGCCGCCGTAGAAATGGCAGCAAAAGAAAAAGCAGAAGCCGCTAAGAACAAAGCAAGTCAAACCGAGCTAGAAAAAGAACCGGTTGCCGAGGAAATCGAATTCGATGACTTTGCTAAAGTCGATATGCGTATTGCTCGTATCATTTCTTGTGAAGAAGTGCCAAAAGCGAACAAGCTACTTAAATTCCAATTGGATATCGGTGGTGAGACTCGCCAAGTATTCTCTGGTATTAAGTCTGCATACAAACCAGAAGAACTTGAAGGTAAGCTAACGGTCATGGTTGCTAACCTGAAACCACGTAAGATGAAGTTCGGTATGTCTGAAGGCATGATCCTAGCCGCAGGCCCTGGTGGCAGCGATCTTTGGATTCTAGAGCCGCACGAAGGCGCACAACCTGGCATGCGTGTGATGTAATTAAGGCTAAAGGCTAAAGGCTAAAGGCTAAAGGCTAAAGGCTAAAATTGTAAACCACTTACTGATTGGTAAGTGGTTTTTTTGTATCTATAACAAATGGGCATAAAAAAGCCCGCTAAGTTTAGCGAGCTATTTTAATTCAATTGCACATAACGACTAAATTAATTAGCTGTCATCTTCAGTGAAATCGTGAGGAAGATTTTCTTTCATTTCGTTCCAAATCTTGCCACTTTCGATACCATAATGGCGAATAAGAATAGGCAGAGCTTCGCGATTTTCTTGTTCGCACACTTCGTGCAATTGCTTGTAGAAGTCTAATGCAAGCTCGCGAGCTTCTGGGTTAGAAAAATAAAAACTACCCACACGATCGTATAATTTTTTAATCCCATTAAAGATCAAACCGTAGATTTGGTTACCTGAATGGAATGCTAAGCGTTGGAATAACATGTAATCGTAGAAGTTAAACGTACGTGCTACCAAAATACCTTGACGTTTTTGTTCGTCTTTCTCGTTGTCGTCTTTGATGCTCAGCTTAAGCTTGTCTTTATAAGGAGAAGCCTCGTAAAACTCATCCCAACTTGGTGACTGCATTAACTGTTCACATGATTCAATAACACTCGCAATTGTAACCAACGACTGATCTTTATTGCCTTTAAATGCATAACGCATAAAAATAGGGCTGATGCTGGTACGTGCTGCAAGAAGATCTTCAACAATACTTGTTGCATTGTCGGCATCTAATGTCATCAAGGTATCCAGAATATGCAGGCTCGATGTCTCCATAAACTGGTTTACTTTTGTTGGCTTACCATGCTGAATGGTTAACCAACCATCGCGAGCTAGACGTTGCAGTACTTCTCGAAGTGTTGTTCTAGTTACGCCAATCAACTCAGACAGCTCACGTTCAGCCGGCAATATTGAGCCTGGAGGAAAACGTCCTTTCCAAATGCTCTCGATAATGTACTTTTCAGCGAAACCTGCTGGGCTCTTTGCCTTAATAACCATGAAATCAACTATCCGGTGGGACTCAATACAAAAATTGGACTCATCATACCACTACTTTTATGGATCGCGAAAATTAGTCTCTATTTACGCAACACTTTAGCTCGCTGAAAAATGTTAAATTTGATGAGTTTGACCTGTTAAGAGCAATAACGTGAATTAAGTCGCATTTCTTATCATTTGCAACATTAGAGTAACGAATAACCTAGAAACATATCATTGCAATTAATAACATTTAGCATCATTAACTTAGTGCGAATTAATAGATGTACATCTGATAAGATCCTGATTTATATGTGGTTGCACTACGCACCCACTTGCACTTTAAATTTGTAAGGATATATTACATTTCATGGTATCCTTACTCGGGTACAAACGAATCAAAATTCAAATATCTCACTTTTTAATTTCAATAACATTTTTCTATTGACTAAAAAATAGGTAAGAGTAGAGTTTCGTTCGAAAATATGGAGTGTTTGTCTTATTCACGGAATGACATAGCTAAGCGCGCAGTTCTCAAGATTTTGCCGCCCAAGGTTGTTCCTTTTGGACAGATCAGTTTTCTGAGGAAACCCCATTTCCTTGGTTCAGGGATACAGACACATTCTTAGTGTGAATTTTACAACAAAAGAGCCTTATCATGCCGATGTCACTCGGAAACGCATTTATTAAGAATTTTCTAGGCAAAGCACCAGATTGGTACAAACTTGCCATTATTTCATTCTTGGTTATTAACCCAATTGTTTTTTTCTTCGTTGACCCGTTTGTAGCAGGTTGGTTATTGGTGGTTGAATTCATTTTTACGCTGGCAATGGCGCTAAAATGCTACCCACTTCAACCCGGTGGCTTATTGGCAATTGAAGCCGTCGCCATAGGAATGACGAGTGCTGAACAAGTAAAGCATGAACTGGTAGCGAATATAGAAGTCTTATTGCTCTTGATCTTCATGGTTGCTGGCATTTACTTCATGAAGCAGCTTTTGCTCTTTATCTTTACAAAAATCCTGCTTGGCATTCGCTCTAAGGCTTTACTATCGGTCGCATTTTGTTTCGCCGCAGCCTTTCTTTCTGCCTTCCTGGATGCGCTAACGGTAATCGCTGTTGTTATCAGTGTTGCTGTTGGTTTCTATGCTATCTACCATAAAGTCGCTTCAGGAAAGGGAAATAACACAGCCCATGACCACACAACAGATGATGGCCTCTGTGAAGTTAGCCGCGATGATCTAGAGGATTACCGTGCGTTCTTACGTTCATTGCTAATGCACGCAGGTGTAGGTACTGCACTGGGTGGTGTAATGACCATGGTTGGTGAACCACAAAACTTAATCATTGCCGATCAGGCTGGTTGGTTGTTTGGCGAATTCATAATGAGAATGCTGCCTGTAACCTTGCCGGTTCTGTTCTGCGGCCTAGCAACAAGTATGTTAGTTGAGAAATTTAAAATCTGTGGTTATGGGGCTGAATTGCCTGATAGCGTTCGTAAGATTTTGGAAGACAACGATATTGAAGAGCGTAAGCGTCGTACAAAACAAGATGTTGCACGTCTTTGGGTACAAGGCATCATCGCTGTTTGGCTAATCGTAGGATTGGCGCTTCACTTGGCGGCTGTAGGCCTTATTGGCTTATCTGTGATTATTCTTGCAACGGCATTTACCGGTGTTATTGAAGAGCACTCTTTAGGTAAAGCATTTGAAGAAGCCCTTCCGTTTACAGCTTTATTGGCAGTATTTTTCTCGATTGTTGCCGTAATTATCGACCAACATTTATTCAAGCCAGTTATTGATGCGGTGTTAAGCCTCGAAGGTGGTCAACAAATGGTGATGTTCTACATTGCCAATGGTGTTCTTTCCATGGTGTCTGACAACGTGTTCGTTGGCACGGTTTACATCAACGAAGTAAAAACAGCTTTGCTTGAAGGCGTGATTACACGTGACCAATTTGACTTGTTGGCGGTTGCTATCAATACCGGTACTAACCTACCATCGGTTGCAACACCGAATGGCCAAGCCGCTTTCTTGTTCTTACTTACGTCTGCCTTAGCACCATTAATTCGTTTATCTTACGGGCGTATGGTCATCATGGCGTTGCCTTACACCATCGTGTTAGCGTTGGTAGGCCTATTTGGTATCGCGTTCTTACTCGAACCGATGACGGCATGGTTCTATGATATGGGATGGATAATCCACCATTCAGATAAAGCCATTGGTGCCGCAGCCGCACTCGCTCACTAAAAAAAATTATTGAATAGCGAACTAATTCAAGTTAAAAAGCTCTGAGTAATCAGAGCTTTTTTATTGAGGACGAAATACTTTGAGCTTCTTATACCCTATTAAACAGTTTTCTGAGTCTCGAATTTCGTGGCTTCTTCTCCTGTTAAGCATTTTGGCCTTTGAATTAAGTGCCTTGTATTTTCAGCATGTCATGATGTTAGCACCATGCGTCATGTGTATTTATGAGCGCGTTGCCATGTTTGGTGTCAGTGGAGCGGCGCTCATTGGGCTACTTAATCCAAAAAACGCGATTGTGCGTTGGTTAGGCTTTGCCGCATGGGGAGCAAGTGGTTACAAAGGGCTTGAGCTTTCAATGCAGCACGTTGATTACCAGTTTAACCCTTCTCCGTTTGCAACTTGCGATATCTTTGTGAGCTTCCCTGACTGGGCGCCTCTTCATAAATGGTTCCCGAATATTTTCAACGCCTACGGCGATTGCAGCAAAGTAGTCTGGCAATTCCTTGGCCTTTCTATGCCTCAATGGCTAGTGATTATATTTGCAGGCATTTTGGTTGCACTGGCTATTGTCGTCATTGCTCAGTTATCTAAACCAAAATCTCAATTTCGTTAATCGAAGCTTTCTGATCTATTCAAACTAAAACAGCTCCCAATTGGGAGCTGTTTTTTTAACTGAGACAAATTCAATCAATCAGAACTACTTTCCGCAGCATTGTTTGTATTTTTTGCCACTGTCGCACGGGCAGGAATCGTTGCGACCGATATCTTTAAACGGGTTCACACGCTGAGCTTTACCCCCCACCATGGCTTCATCGGCCGCGAGCGCGACTTCCATGACCATCACATCAAACTGATCAACAAAGTCAGACAACAATGGCGCTGGAATAATACCCGCTTGCTCCATTTGTTTACGTGTTTGCGACTCATCGATTGCCAGCATCATGGTCGTCAGCAACGCTTGTAGCATACGTAAACTGCCGTCTCCCATTGCAGCTTCTTGCCATTGCGTTTCAATGACAGGCCATACGCTCATAAAGCCCTGAGAATACTCAGCAAGGTTTGAGTTAAGATCAGGCTCAGCCAGTAGCGTCAAAGGTGAGTATTCACTTCTTTTAAGCAGGTTGTACTGCTGGTTAATTTGACCAACAACAATAGGATTAATGACTGCAGCATCGTCACCCGCAATGTCATTCAACCATACTTCAGGTTGAAGAGGCTTGGTCGCGAGATTTGAAGCAAAAATGGCGCCTTCTAAAAATACAGCGCTTTCCCCTTGCCAGCTTTCTGGAAGATTTACAATTTGATACATTTGGTTACGTTTATTTATAAAGGTGTTATGCTCCGCATTATATCAACAATACATCCTGCGTTGCCAATCTCGATGCGCCATAAAACTATACGAGATGGTTGCTAACCTATTTATATTTGCTTGCGAGTCCCAGAAATGTACCGAAACACCAAAGGGTTTACCCTAATTGAATTGGTGGTCGTGATCGTGATCTTAGGCATTTTAGCCGTCACCGCTGCCCCCCGTTTTCTAAATGTAAGTCGAGACGCTCATCTCGCCCGTGCTAAAGGCGCATTTGCTGCCTTTATCAACTCTAGCCAGCTATATCATAGTAAGTGGCTCACTACTGGTGAACCTGATAGTTCATTACCGCTAGGTGGATACGGGGATGGTGACATCTACCCATCTTATACTGGTTATCCTCTGGCTGTAGGTCATATCCCCGTTTCTGGAGGCACAAAACTAGAAGGGCCTGATTGCTCTAAAATATGGACATCTCTAATGAATACCGACCTTACAATTAGAGACCATGGAAGTAGCGTATTCCCTTCAGATCAAGATATGGTTAGTTGGTTTACTGGCGATCAAAAATGTTACTACTATTACACCTCAGGGTTTGGACCGGGTGAAAGCCTCCAGCGACTTAATTACTCCCCCTTTACTGGTGAGGCAGAAGTTACCGAGAGTACCCCTAGTAGTTAATGACTTTTATTACTTAACATCCTACAATCGCGCCTCATATTTTTAAGGCGAAGTGGTATGCGAGTAATATTAGGTCCAATGGAAGGTGTGCTAGATCATCTGATGCGAGAGATCCTTACCGAGATCAACGACTATGATCTGTGCGTAACTGAATTTGTTCGTATCGTCGACCAACTCCTTCCAGATCATGTCTTCCATCGCCTATGCCCTGAACTAGAGCAGGGCTCGCAAACTAAGTCTGGTGTCCCGATCCACATCCAATTACTTGGTCAAGACCCGAATTGGATGGCAGAAAATGCAGTAAGAGCCGCTAACCTTGGTGCAAAAGGAATCGATATTAACTTTGGTTGCCCCGCGAAAATGGTCAACAAAAGTAATGGTGGAGCTGCATTATTAAAGCAGCCAGAACTCATTTACCAAGTAGTAAAAGCCTGCCGAGAAGCCGTCGATCCAAGTATTGCTGTAACGGCAAAAATTCGTTTAGGGTGGGAAGATCCTGAAGATTGCTTTGATATAGTTAATGCGATAGAACAAGCCGGAGCCAATGAGTTAACCGTGCATGCCCGAACTAAAAGTGGCGGCTATAAGGCCAGTGAAATTAAGTGGCATTATATTGATGAGATTCGAAAGAGAACCTCAGTACCACTGATTGCTAACGGCGAAATATGGAATTATCAAGACGGCCAAGACTGTATTAAAGTCACTGGTGTCGATTCTTTAATGGTATGTCGTGGCGCGTTCAACGTCCCAAACTTGGGTAATATGGTAAAACACAACCACCAAGCGATGCCCTGGCATGAAGTTGTCGACTTATTATTGCAGTATTCTCAATACGAGATGAAGGGCGATAAAGGGCTCTACTACCCAAACCGAGTTAAGCAATGGTTCTCGTACCTACGTCAGCAATACCCACAGGCTGCGGATCTGTTTAGGGAAATCCGAACGTTTAATAAAGCCGCTCCTATCATTGAGCACATTGAACGCTATCGATTAACACTCGATCAGTCGAGTAATCAGACAACACTGAATATCCTCCAGCGTTAACTAAAGCAATAACGTCTAACATTGCCCAAACCTAGTGATTTTTAGCGTAAAAAGTCACTAGGCTCTTTTCTATTGAGATCGCTAAGTTTATGTTCCAAGCGTTATAGACTAAACAGCATCACACTGTTTGGTTTCGCTTGGATACAGCCATTACCACCGGCGTACATTATAGAGTGTGGTTCGGTTAAACTATCGGCTTTACCGCCATTCAATCCCAATTGCCAAAGCGGTACCGTTAACGCCTGTTCAGACTCGCTAAGGTTGACCACGCAAAGGGTGATTTCGTTATCAAGCTGGCGTGCATAAACCCACGCTGTATTAGAACAGTGCAGCGTTTGAATTGACCCTTTTTGCAATGATGGACGCTCGTGTCTTAACGCAATCAACTTTTGATAAAATACAAACCAAGGAGACTTAAGGTTTTCAGCTCGCTCCCACGGAAATGTTCGACGGTTGTCAGGGTCGTGACTTCCTTCCATCCCCACTTCCGTTCCATAATAAAGGCAAGGCGTGCCTAGGTAAGTAAACAATAACGTCGCGGCCAATTTCATTTTTTGCTCATCACAAGAAAGTAACGTCAAAAACCTCGCCGTATCATGGCTATCTAGCTGATTAAGCTGCGTTAATTGATTCGAAAATGGAATTTTGGCTTTTGCCTCAATAAGCCAAGTCACAAAGTCTTGCACATTTATATCAATTGGGTCAAAAGCGATATCCTGCTTTGCTAATAGAGCCCTTACCGGGTGCGCAAACCCATAGTAATTCATGGCGCCATCTTCTTGATCGCCTTGAAGCCATTGGCTGGCTTCAAAAAAGTGTTCACCCAGCACAAATGTATCTGCGTTTTCCTCTTTCGCCGCTTGCCTGAACGCCTGAACGTAGTGTGCGTTGTTTGTTGCCCCTTCTCCCTCTCCCAACATATGAATAACATCAAAACGCCACCCGTCGATGTTATAGGGTTCCCTCAACCAGTGACGGATCACAGCACTGTCACTTTGGTAGATATAGTCACGCACTTCTTGGTGATTGAAGTTGAGCACAGGTAAATTCTGCACCCCTTTCCATGCAGAATAGTTTTTAGAGCCGTCTTCAAAGAAGTAATAATCTCGATATGGTGAATCTGTATTATGGTAAGCACCATTATCAGTAACGCCATTTCGGTCGAACCAAGGATGCTCTGACGAGGTATGATTAAACACAGCATCCAAGACCACTTTCATTCCTCGTCTATGAAGGTCAGCAGTCAATTCTGCAAACATCGCGTTGGTTCCAAAATGCGGATCGACATTCATATAATCCGTTGTGTCGTACTTATGATTACTTTTGGACTCGAAAATTGGATTAAGATAAAGGGTAGATATTCCCAGCTCTTGCAAATAATCCAACTTACTTTGCACACCATATAGATCCCCACCGTAAAACTCGCTGCCACCGGTTCCGGCTTCAGTATCGATTGCCTCTCCCCAATGTTTTGCCACGACACCTCTGGTGTTATTTTTGACTCTGTACTCATCAGTTTTTACACTTATTTCTGGCTTTCCATTACAGAACCGTTCAGGAAAGACTTGATAGAATACTTGCTCACTGACCCAAGTTGGCGGCTGATGTTCTGAATTAAATTTGAAGTGATACTCGCGGCTAGGCATGCGTTTATGAATACCTCGGTCATCCAACCAAAACTGTTGCTGATCAACAAGCACCTTGAACACATAGTGAGTCATTGCTTTATCTGGATTTATTGGAAATTTGACACGCCAGAGCTTTAGTCGCCCCTGTCGTTCTGTTTCAAGCATTTCAACCAGTTCTTCCTCGTTATCAGGTTCGTGTCTAAGATAAACTTTGTCGAAATTCAAACTGTCTGTTTTTAATGTAACGGTTAGGGATTGACCATCAAACTGAGCACCATCTGCAGTTTGAGAGTGAAATAGAAAGGGCAGAGTCATATGTGTTTCTCACATTTTTATTAATTTTAACTTTCAGTGTAAGAAATTCTAAGGCACAAAAAATCCCCCTTTCAGGACAAAAGGAGGACATTGTTGAGGTGGAGACCGAGGGCGTAGCTTAGCAAGAACCCTAGGCGGATTTAAACTCGACCAATTACATACTGTTGTTCGCTAATTTATCGCTAGAAATAAGCTTGTTTTTTCCCGTCGTTTTCGCTTGATAGAGCAGTCTATCGGCTTGTTTGAGCAAGTATGAAAATGAATAATTTTGGTTACTATCAACCAAAACAAGACCACCAGAAAGTGTGCAACCGCCATCAAGGGCTTCACATGAACCTTCTGAAATAGCCGAACGAAGACGCTCTATAACAGAAATAAGGGCATCTTTATCCTCTCCAGTGACACAAACAACGAACTCCTCACCACCAAACCTAGCAACCGCATCCTTACTACTAATATTGGCCATCATTTGATTTGCCACATAACAAATAGCATCATCGCCCACATCGTGACCAAATCTGTCATTAATGGTTTTAAAGTCATCGACATCTAACGTAGCTAACGCCAAATATTGTTTGAAATGCGAATCGTACCAGTAATTTTCCATGCCTCGACGGTTAAGTAATCCCGTCATAGGATCATGAGATGCCATTCGCTTATAATATGTGCGTTCAATACGCGAGTTAAAATAGAATAAAGAAACCACCACGAGTGAATATAAAAAAATACATATCGCTAATGCGTATTTTTCAGCAACCAAAAATGCCACCAATTCATCTTTGAAATGCCACTGATAAGCAAGCGCATGATTGTGCATCATTCCCTCTAACTTTAACTCTCGCTCAAAAGATACAGCCCTAAAATCAATCGCATTAAATTGCCCAATCAACTTTATGTCACCACTCACTTGCGAATGGCGATTCAATAAACGCTTAAGATCAAGGTCGACAGTGAGAACGCCTTCAAAGGATTTACCTGAATACACAGACGTCATAACACTAATGATTTCATCTGGGTTATCAAACGAAATATGTGGGCCAAAAACACTGATAACACGTCGATTCATCGTTGCTTTCTGCCAAGCAGGGCCACCAATCATATTGTCCAACTGATCAGAATTCAGGTGCTGACTAAAGGCGCGTGGAGAGGAAATAACAAAGCCCAACCGATCAACAAAACGCACGCCATCGATATTAAAGTCAATATCTTGAAAGAAAGACAACAACTTTGCTGACGTTATTTTATTTTGTAAAGACTGATATAAGGGGCTATTTAGCTTACAAGTCTCTGGACGACCTACAATCATATAATCGATTTCAACGGACGGGAGATCATCGTTCTTAATTTTTGAACGCAAAACCGCATCTTTAGGTAAAATACGACACAGCCCGTCTTTTATCATGCCATCATGGGTCATCAGAACTGGTTCATTATGACCAGGTATACTACCCAGGCTATAATCAATGGTCGTCGCTATTTTCCCTGCCCTTGTCAGTGAAGTTTCAATGTATTTATATTGATGTTCTACGGCCTGCTCTAGACGCTGTATGTAAATAAAAATGATGATAAGAATGGTCGATACTAAAATTGCTGCTGGAGCTAAAGCAATAAATCGCAAACTAAAATAGTGGTCTTTCTTTATCACAAGGATCTACCTTCAAAGAAGTGCAAGACATGGCATACAATGATGATCTCAGAATTATACCTTTTAACGCCAACATTGCAGGCTTTTTAGAAGATAGGGATAGAATTGGCCATCGTTTATCACGAAAATGATTAGCCTATGAAATAGTAAAGCCCCACTTCATTGAGTGAGGCTTTAAAAAAGAGACAGTGACATGAAGCCACGGTGAATGCTAGCTCAACAAAAGGCTATCGTCGGCTAATTCCTCACCACGCACTTTAGAGAACATCTCAAGTAAATCGGGCACTTGCATTGTTGACCTTTCATTACCGGCAACATCTAGAACAATTTTCCCCTGATGAAGCATCACGGTTCTGTCGCCACACGCCAATGCATCTTTCATTGAGTGAGTAACCATCATGACCGTTAAATTAAACTCTTTAACAACGGTTTTAGTGAGATCAATAATAAAAGCAGCCATACGGGGATCAAGCGCCGCTGTGTGCTCATCGAGCAGCAATAGCTTACTGTCAGATAATGTCGCCATAACTAAGCTCACAGCCTGTCGTTGACCACCGGAAAGCAAGCCTATGCTGTCTCCTAACCTATCTTCTAAACCAAGACCTAGAATGCTAATACGTTCTTTAAACAACGCTCTACGTTTGCTGCTTAAGGACATACTCCAACCACGAGATTTACCGCGCATATAAGCAAGCGCCATATTTTCCTCAATGGTTAAATCACCACATGTCCCTGCCAACGGGTCTTGAAATACGCGCGCACATTGTGCAGCACGCTTATCAACAGACCAACTTGTCATGTCAGTATCACCAATTACAACGCTGCCACCCGCCATGGGCGTTTCACCAGTCACGGCGCCAAGCAACGTTGATTTACCGGCCCCATTTGAACCGATTACCGTTAAAAATTGATGTTCAGGTACAATGAGGTCGACACCACGAAGTGCTTTGTTTTCTAAAATAGTTCCGGCATTAAAGGTAACTTCTATATCTTCCAAGAAAATCATGCTACCTCCTTCTTAGATAGTGTTTTTTTGCATTCGCCTTTTTTGCGTTAGCTTTTTTAACTTGAGCTTCTTTGGATTTCTTTTTAGCGTTCATGCTTTTTTTCAGCTTAGGAGCAACCAAAGCCAACGCAACGAGAACCGCTGTGACCAAGTTTAAATCTGACGCTTGTAAGCCGAACATACCCGAACTTAACGCAAATGCGACGGCCAATCGGTATAATACTGAGCCCACAATAACCGCAACAACCGCTACCCAAATGCGTTTACCAGGAATCAAAGTTTGCCCTAAGATTACCGCAGCCAAGCCTACGACAATGGTGCCCACACCAGAGGTGACATCTGCGAAACTATTAGTTTGTGCAAACAAGGCACCAGCAAAACCAACAAACCCATTCGAAATAGCCAAACAAAAATAGGTGTAAAACCCGGTGCTGGCTCCTTGCGCTGCGACCATTCTTGCGTTCACACCGGTTGCTCGCAACCCTAATCCAAAGTCACTATTAAGCAATCGAACAATAAAAATAGCTGACAACAGCACCAATACAGCCACCACAATTGGGCGTACATACATGGAATCGCCAAGCGCTTCAAATGGCGTCAAGATGGTGTCTTCGCCGATCAGAGCCATATTAGGTCGGCCCATTATACGAATATTGATAGAAAACGCGGCGATCATCGTCAGGATAGAGGCCAGTAAATGCAGAATGCCACAACGTACGGTTAAAAATGCAGTTACCCAACCGGTGGCAGCCCCGGCCAAAATAGCGAGGCCTGTCGCGACCCATGGGTTAATACCAGCAACGATTGCGGTTGCCGCTACAGCAGCCCCCATCGGAAAGCTGCCATCAACACTAAGATCGGGGAAGTCTAAAACACGAAAAGTTAGGTACACGCCAAGTGCAACTAACCCATAGATGAGCCCTATTTCCAGAGCCCCAAAAAATGCAAAAGCAGACATAACTACTCCTTTCTGCTTAAATTATTCGCTCGGTCATTTGCTGGCCGAGCGAAATATCCTGTGACTAGCTGCTTCTATTTAACAGTCGTCGCACGATCTAGTACTGATTTCGGAATAACAAAACCAAGCTTGTCTGCCGCTGTTTTGTTAAGCACCAAGTCAGAACCTTGTGCCACTTTTACATCCAAATCTCCAGGGTTAGCACCTTCAAGAATAGCTGCAACGTAGTCGGCAGTTTGTACGCCGATTTGGTAGTAATCAAAGCCTAAGCTTGCTACTGCTCCACGCTCAACATAAGAAGTTGCCGCACCGAATACAGGGGTTTTCGCTTGGTTAGCCGCAACAATCATACCTTCAATTGCGCTTGCTACTGTGTTGTCGATCAGCGCATAAAGCACATCAGATTTCGCAGAAATAGCTTGAGTCGCCGATTGAACGTCAGCACTTTTTAACGCTGTCGCTTCAACTAAGGTCAAACCGTGTTTAGCCGTGCTTTCTTTGAGTAGTTCCATGATAGAAACGGCATTAGCTTCACCTGGGTTATAAACAACACCAATCGTTTTCACTGTTGGCATCAGTTCTTTAATTAGCGCGACATGTTGATCCACAGGAGAAAGATCGGATAAACCTGTAACATTTTTCCCTGGCTTCTCCAGCGTTTTCACCAATTTTGCCCCTACAGGGTCAGTTACGGCAGTAAATACAATCGGGATATTACGAGTTGCAGAAACCAAAGCTTGTGCTGTTGGGGTTGCGATGCCAACTAAAACATCAGGTTCTTCACCGATAAATTGACGCGCAATTTGCACTGCAATTGCTGGGTTACCTTGTGCTGTTTTATAATCAAACTCTAAGTTTTTACCTTCTTCATAACCCTTCGCTTTCAATCCATCGAGTAAGCCTTTACGGGTAGCATCCAATGCTGGGTGCTCTACAATTTGCGACACAGCAACAGTAGCAGTTTTTGCAATAACACCTGTTGAAGACATAAGCGCAGCACCGGCTAGACACGCTGCAACTATAATACGACTTGCTTTCATCTTGACTCCTTGATTCGGCAAAGTAATTGATGTGTGTTTGCAACCAGTGAAATATGGGGCAACTTCGAGTGGATGCAAAATATTGTGTTTCATTTTGTACGCTTTTATTTACGCACTTGTACACTTTTTTACCAGCTAACAGGGCAAAATGGAAGCAACGATTAACACGAAAATAACAAATTCAGGGATAAGTGATAGATAGCACACAAAACCAGCCAATTTACCGTACGAGAGAACAAACGTCGGCCAGCATCTTCTGTGTGAATATCAATCAAA includes the following:
- the nhaB gene encoding Na(+)/H(+) antiporter NhaB, encoding MPMSLGNAFIKNFLGKAPDWYKLAIISFLVINPIVFFFVDPFVAGWLLVVEFIFTLAMALKCYPLQPGGLLAIEAVAIGMTSAEQVKHELVANIEVLLLLIFMVAGIYFMKQLLLFIFTKILLGIRSKALLSVAFCFAAAFLSAFLDALTVIAVVISVAVGFYAIYHKVASGKGNNTAHDHTTDDGLCEVSRDDLEDYRAFLRSLLMHAGVGTALGGVMTMVGEPQNLIIADQAGWLFGEFIMRMLPVTLPVLFCGLATSMLVEKFKICGYGAELPDSVRKILEDNDIEERKRRTKQDVARLWVQGIIAVWLIVGLALHLAAVGLIGLSVIILATAFTGVIEEHSLGKAFEEALPFTALLAVFFSIVAVIIDQHLFKPVIDAVLSLEGGQQMVMFYIANGVLSMVSDNVFVGTVYINEVKTALLEGVITRDQFDLLAVAINTGTNLPSVATPNGQAAFLFLLTSALAPLIRLSYGRMVIMALPYTIVLALVGLFGIAFLLEPMTAWFYDMGWIIHHSDKAIGAAAALAH
- a CDS encoding SEC-C metal-binding domain-containing protein, translating into MYQIVNLPESWQGESAVFLEGAIFASNLATKPLQPEVWLNDIAGDDAAVINPIVVGQINQQYNLLKRSEYSPLTLLAEPDLNSNLAEYSQGFMSVWPVIETQWQEAAMGDGSLRMLQALLTTMMLAIDESQTRKQMEQAGIIPAPLLSDFVDQFDVMVMEVALAADEAMVGGKAQRVNPFKDIGRNDSCPCDSGKKYKQCCGK
- the dusC gene encoding tRNA dihydrouridine(16) synthase DusC, with amino-acid sequence MRVILGPMEGVLDHLMREILTEINDYDLCVTEFVRIVDQLLPDHVFHRLCPELEQGSQTKSGVPIHIQLLGQDPNWMAENAVRAANLGAKGIDINFGCPAKMVNKSNGGAALLKQPELIYQVVKACREAVDPSIAVTAKIRLGWEDPEDCFDIVNAIEQAGANELTVHARTKSGGYKASEIKWHYIDEIRKRTSVPLIANGEIWNYQDGQDCIKVTGVDSLMVCRGAFNVPNLGNMVKHNHQAMPWHEVVDLLLQYSQYEMKGDKGLYYPNRVKQWFSYLRQQYPQAADLFREIRTFNKAAPIIEHIERYRLTLDQSSNQTTLNILQR
- a CDS encoding type II secretion system protein; translated protein: MYRNTKGFTLIELVVVIVILGILAVTAAPRFLNVSRDAHLARAKGAFAAFINSSQLYHSKWLTTGEPDSSLPLGGYGDGDIYPSYTGYPLAVGHIPVSGGTKLEGPDCSKIWTSLMNTDLTIRDHGSSVFPSDQDMVSWFTGDQKCYYYYTSGFGPGESLQRLNYSPFTGEAEVTESTPSS
- the dsbB gene encoding disulfide bond formation protein DsbB, with translation MSFLYPIKQFSESRISWLLLLLSILAFELSALYFQHVMMLAPCVMCIYERVAMFGVSGAALIGLLNPKNAIVRWLGFAAWGASGYKGLELSMQHVDYQFNPSPFATCDIFVSFPDWAPLHKWFPNIFNAYGDCSKVVWQFLGLSMPQWLVIIFAGILVALAIVVIAQLSKPKSQFR
- the fadR gene encoding fatty acid metabolism transcriptional regulator FadR; protein product: MVIKAKSPAGFAEKYIIESIWKGRFPPGSILPAERELSELIGVTRTTLREVLQRLARDGWLTIQHGKPTKVNQFMETSSLHILDTLMTLDADNATSIVEDLLAARTSISPIFMRYAFKGNKDQSLVTIASVIESCEQLMQSPSWDEFYEASPYKDKLKLSIKDDNEKDEQKRQGILVARTFNFYDYMLFQRLAFHSGNQIYGLIFNGIKKLYDRVGSFYFSNPEARELALDFYKQLHEVCEQENREALPILIRHYGIESGKIWNEMKENLPHDFTEDDS